ttttattattttctctctcattcttttcttttcttttctcttttttctttccctttgtTCCTTGTGTGTTGCCATATCTTGCTTCTGTTACGACGGGAAAACTCCATCTTCTATTATCTTTGCTTGTTAGGATAATTACGTAAGTTGATGGGAATGTTTTTCGTCattatttgttcattttgtcGAAGTAAGTTTGCTAGGTTGCTTGAATTCTTTGATTTAAGTTTCAATTGGTTTCTTTTATGTGAGGATTGTGACGACCTCGTCCCTTAATCAAGTTAGTTTTGCATATTGTTGTTTGTACGAGGGTGAGTGTATAGTTTTTGAGTTGGGCTTGTGTCaaagtttttgaaatgtttCGGTTGATGGTTTATTTAGCCGTGTAATTCAATTAAATCGTGTAACTGGACAATTGATGGTTGCTAGTCTCGGGGTTTTCTCTGTTTCTTCTACACCAAAATCGTACCAGGTGTGTAATGAAAACCCGAGATTTTGTAAGTTTCGAGCGCTAGAAAACATGGCTTCTaatgccacacggccatgtggtaggccatgtgagccacagGACCGTGTGTAAGGTCGTGTGGCAGGTCATGTAACTCATTGTTTCTGAATTGGAGGCACACGAGCTAGGGACATGGGCGTGTTTCTAGGTTATGTAACTCATTGTTTGTATTTTTGGTCACACAAGCCAGGGACACCCgcatgtgtccaggccgtgtaactcactgtttgtaTTTCTGGTCACACAGGCTAGGGACATAGGTgcgtgtccaggccgtgtgaggGGTATTGAGTCACACAGGAGTGTGCTTGGCTGTGTACCAAACCATGTAACTCACATTTTTGAGCCAGGTGGCCGTGTGGACCATACGAGCCAGACACCCAGGCCGTGTGAATCCACACGGGCATGTAGgccaaaatactaaaattttcccCAAGGTCATAAGCGTCATTCAAATCAAACGTAGGCCTTATGTAGTGTTTGTATGTTCTGAAATAGACTGTATAATTTGAAATCCAATGTTCTAAGGTTGAATAATCGATTATTTGTATGTATAATTGATGCGGTAACTGTTAAATGATAATGATCTATATTATCTAACTATGACTTATATGTGAATAATTATACGTGCATCATTAATATCTGATATTTGTAAACTGTATCTACATTTGGTGAGAATGATATAAAAAAGGAAATGTTGGTAGTTTAATGTTCTGCCCAATTGAGTGGCTAAGCCATAAATCTGTATTTGATTCAGGTAATTTATCACATACTATTCTGACAGATAGTCTGTAATTATTCTGAAATGTGTCATACCGACACTAACTAGTGTATACGGGTGGATGGGTACTTGATACCCTATaaggtgtgttgggatggtcggagatagTGTATAGTGGATGGGGGTAGAAAACTGCATTTGATTCTGTTCTGTATCTGTGTCTAATCCATTTCGCATTTCCTCTGAACTGTGCGATTATATCGAATATCATATGTTTCTGATTATGTATTTGCGTTTGGgaaattattgttatatttattttgttaattttattttatacttgttACACACATTGAGTTATAAACTCAGTTGAATTGTTGTCTAAATTTCAAGTAATCCGCAGACTTAGGAGGCTCAGCGTGTCAGGAGCTCGGTCGTCTTTCTCTTTTATAGTTATATTACAGTTTGTTTAAGTTTGAACTAATGTATGTTTATTTCAGACCATAGTTTATAACTTGGAATTATGTGTTGGTTTAATTGGCTAATTGTTTTCTAtatgatgaattttaaattacttaaagGTTGGTTTTCCCTTAAATGTTTTGATGTAACATCCAGACTTGGTcttaacgtctaggccaggtatagggtgttacaaaattaaaagtaaagaaaGTTGGAAGGAAAGTGAAAGGTTGTGATGAGAATAAGAACGGAAAAGATAAGCAAAGAAAGTAAGGTTTTGGCTAAAATGAACTCCTAGTTCAACTAGGATATAGGGGGCGACAACCTTAGTTAATAATACTAAGGTTTGTCTTCCCACCTTATAACATAAAGGGGCTTTTGGGTCTCTTCCATATCGGGttcaattacaagtacttcctaggtttttaagtaaatactttataatttgatccaacccaatatttgtttttctatttcccaaaaataaacttcaatatatttccaattaaataatttctcaacccaattctaattttttaaaaccataacGACTTTActgtaaaaaattttattagaaatctCTAGctagtgaagtagatgagtcatgTTTCACATTCTTGTGCCTTTCTATATGTTTCCCAGAGAACTCTCTAGCTAGTAGAGTCTTGGTAAAGCAAATCTCTATGGTTTGTCATCATATGCGATCTTTGACTACATCCACTATTCCGTTAAACTTACCATCTCCCTTATGATACTTTgtatcaatgtgttttgtccttATGTGGTTTCTTTGAGCTTTAGCTATACCAACATTGTTACAGTGCTATAGTTTTTTCATACCTCATATTTGGCCCTCCATAGTGAAGTTAGTAGTGCAACCCTACTTACCTTTATTCACACTATGGATCCGCTGTCCAAAGCAAAAACACAGCTTGATATCGATTTTCATGAATCTCGACATGTTTGGAACTCAGTATTAGTATATCCGGTAGGTGAAGGAAAAATTCCGGTTTGAAAACGGTTTCTTGTGCaacggaaaattaaaattttgaaaaccaacccggtttataatatttttagtaataaaCCCTAACTGAATCCATACATGTGTTTTTGACTTAGCGGAAGTTCGTTGTTCCTGGCTTTAAATCAAGCGGTCTTTTCTgttattctcgtaccacaaactACTTTGAGTGTGGGCTTAAACCAATTGAACtgaaacacagaactagaaaaagttttctctattttgtttggggtgaaaacaaaaattctctcttcttaatagaaactggtagaattgttattctggaaaaatatatttgataggttaaaataaattttgtctatTTTTCGACAGATTAACAATCTCTTCAAGTTGTTTTTATAGCTCTCTACcaatgtcatctatttataggaagagaggGTAGAAAaacccttgttgagttgtagtggtttatttcaaataggaaaacaacttcctacttagagtaggagtGGGGTGGATATACCCCTAGTATTCCTAATAGGGTTGTTGCCCTCTTCATGTTATATCAGGagttttgggcctctctcacattgggtgcaattacgagtacttcctaGGCCTTTTGGCCCAGTAATCTGTAATGTGGTCCAACCTGATtcgatttttctattttcaaaaataaactttaatattctatattttttaaccctattttacccctaatgaaattttgacgattttaccctcaaatttttttgacgattttacccctaataaaattgtaataaaatatgttcaatatttcataactcaacatgttcactataatcgaatggtttattttcattttcgggcttcaaaatagttcaaaaacataaactcgtTCTTCCTATCattttaagtaatccatatagaattgcaaatagatcatttccatttccatttttggaaatctatattcattttcaaatgattccatttttctatttcgaaaaaaaccataatcattcctaaatttttttccatttctcttttcttattcattatgttcatttctattcaaactcgcaattcatttctagtttcaacaagCCAACGAAGGGGctaattggacatatgtaattagggctcaaatgatttacaattaagttttggctttttgcctattaattataaactcatttagtcacgaagtcattccattatagtatTGTGGCTGAGCTCtcccaacgacataccattacgaaagcaattactcaatgctcatccaatgacTTTGTCATAACTGTTTTACCCTCATAatatatccttaatctctttgggataatatcagttctcccaatatgatcctattttatctcatggtaaccattacatcttccttcctAAAAAGCCAATTACTATTGAATAGTAATTAattcattcatcacaaagaagAAAGACTCATAGtaatgtttacttttcatcaaccatgtaataccaatgagaggatatcatttacccatgtatTGGGgcatgaatttcactattgtgaatgacgctacgtactgtagaagtcgtacacccaacacaccagttttcggttccttatctattcgaactcaagcttttacttacatcaaagtgtacgagtcacgcatacataatCTACCATCcgctcaggatttaggtatgacacactatgaacgtcacaagcgAATAGATACATAAATAGATTCAGTATCTATTTTACTTGGTCTAATCTAATATACTATCTGTTACAAACAAACCCTACACACCAATAGGCTAATAAACAACTAAATTATCGAACTAACCCCCTAAACCCCATTTGATTgccttaaaatcaatttttgattCAAACCCTAACTGgtccctttatttttttggctttttcaacctaaatttataattatttgggGGGTTCAATTAAAATTTGGGCAAACTagcaaaatagtcacttttgtttatctcagtttacattttagtcacttatgtctgaaatgttacgttttagtcacttgcGTTATCATGGTAtagcattttagtcattgagcatTAATtttcgttaatggtgtaacggtaagctaaTGTGGCACATtattcatcatttcaaatgaaaattttaggttaaattatacaattagtccttatatttttttcgttttgagtaatttaattttttttatgttaaaagagatggagaagggaggaaaataaagggagaaacaaaaaagaatgaaaattaaagaaaattaaaagaacataaaagaaagaaaaaatttgctcaaaatgaaaacaaaaggagcaattgtataatttgaacctaaaattttgtttgaaatgatgatttaacatgtcaTATCAAGATATTGTTACACGTTAACAAAAATTAACTATtcaataactaaaatgttaaaacacgttaatgtaagtgactaaaacgtatcatttcaaatataaatgacaaaatgtaacataaataaaacaaaatgactattttaacaatttacccttaaaatttcaaatgccTTGTTTATTTGGTTTGGGGTTGAAAATCCCAAAACAACAACGTTTTATTTTAGCCctcaaacaattttttattaaaaaattacataatgcCACATCAAACTCTGTTATTGAGTAAATAGatgggtgaccaaaataataaattattacaacGGTAGTGACTAAATTATTCTAACGGTTGTGATcaaattgaaagttttttttttttatgaataactaaaataaaagttttggacggtaatttacccaaaaatcaAATGTCATTCACCAATTCATTAACCCTGAGCTTAAAATGCGCTCTCTATATATAAACATGGAAGAAAATTAACCACCAAAGAAAAACAAGTCTTAAGAGTGATATTCATGATATCAGCGATGTTCAGTTCAGTTCAGTTCAGCCCTTTTGTATGGTCCGGTCCGCCTTTGGAAAGTGGGTGAAAAAAGAATAACCGACACCTATAAGGAAGAACACTCGAAATAGATTAACCCAGAAATACAAGGAAACCACATTACCAAAAGATCCATATCATTAGATAAAAACTTCCCCTCAGTTTCACAGATCAATTGGTGGTGGTGTTAATGTCACTACTTCCCCAAAATGACAATCGTTGTATCTGCGAACGGACAGAGTCCACGATCCCTAGAGGGACTGCTTTACTGTTTGTTATCGTGTCATTTGTGTCCGCCTCAATATCGTTATCTTTCCAGAACTTGATGATATGTAAACTCTCTTCCACTGTTGATCTTTGGACAACAATTTTTGAAGCATATCCCTTCTTCATCATCTGTCGGCATATCTGTGACGGATTATTTGCTGTAAGAGTAACCATGTACAACCAACCCCGTTTCGACAAAAGCTTCTCTGCAACAGGCAAAATCTTATCGATCACACTTCGACCGTTCTCTCCTCCTGCCCAAGCTGAGGCAATCCCTTCACGACCCACTTCATCTTCAGGTGTTGGCACATAAGGTGGATTAACAACAAGAAGATCAACTGAACCAGCCAGACGATTCTCTAACCCAGATGCAATGTCGGTATTTATCAATTCTGCATAAACTCCGTGCGATTCCATTGTTTCCTGAGTCACTCTAATAGCATGATGATTGATATCGGTGGCAATAAACTGAGCCCCATTAGCTTCCTCCCCAAGCATAAGCATTAAAGAAGTGATAACATAACCACTTCCGCAACCCACTTCCATACATAACATCGGTTTGAGTTCCAACAAATTGTTCCGATCGGATAAAAGTGCATCGACTAATGCAAATGAATCATCGCAGGGCTCATAAACCTCAGGATGAGAACTCACAAGACGAATCTGGGCAATTTTATAAGACATCTCAAAGGAATTCCCTGGCATAACAATGAACaccaatatcatatttaaatcatGGAAACAACCAACATCAAACTTTTGATCTCCAAAAACTTGAAAGCAAATCGACACAGACAAATCGAAAAGGCAATTGGACCAGCTAGTTGGTATCAAATTCACATTGAAACGGTAATTTATGGAGAAATGGGGTATAGCAGAGGCTGCTTTTTCTTGAAAGTTCacattttcatccatttttaaaactaaacttGGGAGATAAAAGTTATTGCAGTATTTCCCTTTaacttttttccttaattagaCTTTGCCTCAAACGATTTTCCTTTTAACCAAACaataaagagaataaattcCATggatttcaatttcttttccctTAAAACTTTTATGAACAAAACATACCCTAAAAAGATTTCCTTCGTTCGATTATTGGAATTACCATTACCTTCCAAttaaattgagtgaaaaaattacaacatgACAAAGAGAACAAGTAACCCAATTCGAGAAAGATAGAAACTCCATAATagaaacaacaaaattttctgATCATACAAATGTAAGTCTCAACTAAAGAactgttttaaaaagttataacaaGTGAGAAATGGAGAGAGGAAAACAAACCTAGGATTCACTGACACGAGGAGATCAAACATCTACAAATCCGAtcgaaaaagaataaaaaaatggaaaaagaaaatttcagcagaagaagagaaaagagggGATTACAGGgacaagaaaagagaaagaaaatgagagaaatagGCTTAACAATGTCGGCCCAAGTACCCCAGATTTTTAAGGGTAAAAACACTGTACGGGCCCTATACTATAGCACCAAGTTCATTTTGATCcctgtaattttaaaataacaaaaaagtcCAATGCAGCAATATAGTGTAACCGAAcgatgatatttttaattaaagggtaaattttattactagtcactcaattatattattttttgtcatCTAATCATATAAAGTTGTAAAatggtcacttaattatttatttttttgtctcataattatcttgaatttttaatattttcattttacctTAGTCAActggtaataaaaataaaattaaatagtattttctgcattttgtatttctatattatttttataggcTAATATACTAAAAACCCTTAAATTATTACACTTTGATTAATAAGTTCTTATAcctttttgtagttaaataaaccccaatattatgatttttaccGTAAAAGCCATTgattttaatggtaaattaatTCTTGTTTTGAATTTCAGGCTTTTAATCTATTATTGATACAATAGAAATTCTATACAATTTTaacattaacataaaatttaaaaagtaatcaAAATGTTCAAAAGAACGATTGTGTTATGTATATAAAcacttttaagaaattttaatattttattttattttatttaataaactattctcatcaaattcatactaacataaaatataaattgatttaaaattcaaaatatttttactttaatattaaaatcaaggACTTTCATAAGtaaaaattatagattaagagcttatttaattacaaaataacataaagatATGTTTAAATAAGGTATAATagtttaaagattttttaatatattaatttttatatgtttaaagcattactataaatttatacaagttattaactattttattatgacatattcatatattcatattttatttttagaagaaatttatgcatattttattcatttctttttttgtgtgtaattgtttttttatatttaatgtatcTAATGCTTCATATGATTTTTAATGATACTTTCAAATGTTAGTAAAAAGAAATGTGTTCATGTTTgtggttgatgatatgattttcaaatatttaaatgattttcatagtaattaatttagattaaatattttatcatttttattttaatgtaatatataattatatcctaTAGATAGAGTATTTAGAATGGTTAGTTCACATGTTGATTCATTGATTAATTTACATTCCTATCATTTAATATGATCTTActaatcttcttcttttttttttttgtcatgcGTAGTCTTTTGTTATGATcgaaaatatcaagaaaaaggtaaaatgatattttaaaatctttgtaAACCTTTTAAATAATAAGGAAATGAAAGCAAAGCTTAGACAATTCAATTTATAGTGGTTCAACCCCAATTGTCTACCTCCACTACCTTAGTATATCTTAACCAAagatttttcaattcaatatacTTAAATTGTTACCTTTCAATGAAAATGTATAACCTTTACAATCTTTATCTTTTCACAAGACTAAGATATAACTTTCtcctggtttttttttttaatgaccTAACTAGAAACCTTCTTAGTTTTTGTGGCTCAATTAAAACCCTTTATAAATTACTTAGGATTTTATACCTCAAAAACCTTAACTAACCTTTTGTAGGTGCaagaaaaaatgtaaataataaaagtcTCTCAAAGGTACGTGTTTACAAGTGTTTGGCTCTCTCAAAGAATTGAAATGAGAATGATAAAAAATCTAACAATAAGCACCTAAGATATATGtacaaaagaaatgaagaaataaataatttgatgtttttctCTTGATTTCTATGATTGGATgttattctcttttttattattcaagtGTTCTTGACTTGAATATATATCTTCTAATTGATTTTTGGATGTTTGAAGTCGTTGGAGGGAGTTTCCAATCGTTAGGAGCATTTATTTTGTGCATTTACATGCAGTCTCTGGTAGTGTGTCTCGAGACACAAACCCCTTGTCTCGAGAaaggaataataaaaatattatcgtTGAAGCTAAAGGTCTCGAGACACAAATGGCTTGTCTCAAGGCAATTTGTTCTGTATCTCGAGATAATCTATCATATGTGTCGAGACAAGACTCCCCTAATGCTTACCTTTGCTTCAATGTTGGTTGGTCTCGAGATAAAAGATATTTTGTCTCTAGACAAGGTTcctttgaagtttttttttcgTTGTTGGTTTGTCTCAAGACAAACATGGTTGTGTCTCGAGACAAGATTGGGAATCATAaactttgtttttgaatttctaacacttgaaaatatatttggatAAGATTGATATAACTTATACAAATTTGATTAAGGGATTTTATAATAAAGGTTGTTATATCAAAGCAAttgaaaatcaaaactaacACTAATTATctaataaaaggttaaatataaGATTAGTACTTGAACTTGTCCACTTCTCCCAAATTGgtacttatgattttttttgttccaGATTGGTACTCGAACTTATTTTTTAGTTTGGTACCTGAGCCTAACGACATTAAGATTTTGCTGATGTGACAGTGCTAGCCACTTGCTCGCTTTCACGTATCACACTCCCAAGGCACCTTTGACCTGTGTTGATCCATCCCCttggaaaaaaaatggattgaaatcatcatttattaaaataaaaaaacaaataaatatttaccatCGGTTATTGAATCGATTGGAACAGAAAGCTTTTTGTTTGCTGAAGAAACCTTTTAGATTATCCTTCAACATCAAAAGACatctctaattttattttattcacatTGAATCCTTTCACCAGACGTTTCTTGTTTCCATCCCTTAACATTTGTGTGAGAAACCCTTTTGATTCCATCCTTCAACCATTTGAGAAACTCTTTCGATTACCCAGCCAC
This genomic window from Gossypium raimondii isolate GPD5lz chromosome 10, ASM2569854v1, whole genome shotgun sequence contains:
- the LOC105777881 gene encoding uncharacterized protein LOC105777881, with the protein product MSYKIAQIRLVSSHPEVYEPCDDSFALVDALLSDRNNLLELKPMLCMEVGCGSGYVITSLMLMLGEEANGAQFIATDINHHAIRVTQETMESHGVYAELINTDIASGLENRLAGSVDLLVVNPPYVPTPEDEVGREGIASAWAGGENGRSVIDKILPVAEKLLSKRGWLYMVTLTANNPSQICRQMMKKGYASKIVVQRSTVEESLHIIKFWKDNDIEADTNDTITNSKAVPLGIVDSVRSQIQRLSFWGSSDINTTTN